A section of the Serratia liquefaciens ATCC 27592 genome encodes:
- a CDS encoding DUF3772 domain-containing protein, whose product MLKPRQIILFLFLLFGLQLAPLTSVAAQDDSPVAESQPDPATALKNYQKQLDSIKQQVSKASNDTQLSKLKLTTDDLAAKLEKLAADLQPAQEKLQAQLDVLGPQPAAGALAENAAVVQQRNALNNSKKQLDEAVQRAQAMRAGVLDLGQQISDLRRVAFKSQLALNTGSVLGTKFWTPVIKPADDDVQRLDQFNAAMKQTWDASWQEDSRYGTLGLLVLAVVIWSWGRYFSERFLAWVSIRYLPDGRLRRSFMAIMTVTVTVVTTSIALNLLFLTFTRVQPLPVMLEDFAGSFYQLGIFCALIAGLGRATLSLNRPSWRLGTLDNAVASGLRYFSPLLAGLALAFGTVELINNAVSASLSTTIFGNGLVAGLIGMVLLAMPLRSQRIRRQLEQQGEHVEKRSTISGLLHMSTLVCSSVILLSLLIGYIAFARFLTYQVIWIALVLMTFYFLVLFATDLCAAIFSPQTASGKMLKKSLNFKDRHLEQMAIIFTAIAKCSLLLLMIVSLFNGSFGTTTPNSLLEKIIAILSGEGLKQLNIVPGNLINAVICLAIGIYILRVTQRWLSQELLPKTIADIGIRASLVTLFSNVGYVLLILITLAALGIQWNNLAWIVSALSVGIGFGLQEIVKNFISGLILLTERPVKVGDMIGIGGVEGDVRRINVRATEIQLSDRSTMIVPNSQLISQNVRNATMGNAQGVVTIALTFPTDIDPEQVRNILLSAYQEYEAILDAPAPYVRFSQLGPDGIILSVTGYVASPRMVGSTKSELLFNILKLLRAHRVNMSSPQEVVFMKQQAKNLANEEEQSS is encoded by the coding sequence ATGTTAAAGCCCCGTCAAATTATTCTTTTCCTGTTCCTGCTGTTTGGCTTGCAGTTGGCGCCGCTGACCAGCGTTGCCGCACAGGATGACAGCCCGGTAGCCGAAAGCCAGCCGGACCCTGCGACCGCCCTGAAAAACTACCAGAAGCAGTTGGACAGCATCAAACAGCAGGTTTCCAAAGCCAGTAACGATACCCAGCTCAGTAAGCTGAAATTGACCACTGACGATCTGGCCGCCAAGCTGGAAAAGCTGGCGGCCGACTTGCAACCGGCGCAAGAGAAGCTGCAGGCGCAGCTGGACGTGTTGGGGCCGCAACCGGCGGCAGGTGCGTTGGCGGAAAACGCGGCAGTGGTACAACAGCGCAATGCCTTGAATAACAGCAAGAAGCAGCTCGACGAAGCGGTTCAACGCGCACAGGCGATGAGAGCTGGCGTGCTCGATCTGGGGCAACAAATCAGTGACTTACGTCGCGTCGCGTTCAAAAGTCAGTTGGCGTTGAATACCGGTAGCGTGTTGGGCACCAAATTTTGGACGCCGGTGATAAAGCCTGCCGATGACGACGTGCAGCGCCTGGATCAGTTCAACGCCGCAATGAAACAGACCTGGGACGCCAGTTGGCAGGAAGATTCACGTTACGGCACCCTGGGTCTGTTGGTATTGGCGGTGGTTATCTGGTCGTGGGGGCGCTATTTTTCCGAGCGTTTCCTGGCGTGGGTGAGCATCCGTTATCTTCCGGACGGGCGTTTGCGCCGCAGTTTTATGGCAATCATGACCGTCACCGTCACGGTTGTTACTACCAGCATTGCGTTGAACCTGCTGTTCCTCACCTTCACACGCGTACAACCCTTACCGGTGATGCTGGAGGATTTCGCCGGGAGTTTTTATCAGTTAGGGATTTTCTGCGCGCTGATTGCCGGACTGGGGCGCGCAACGCTGTCACTTAATCGCCCTTCGTGGCGCCTTGGCACCCTGGATAATGCCGTTGCCTCAGGTCTGCGCTATTTCTCGCCGCTGTTGGCCGGGCTGGCATTGGCATTTGGTACGGTAGAACTTATTAATAATGCCGTCAGCGCCAGTTTGAGCACCACCATTTTCGGTAACGGCCTGGTTGCCGGCTTGATTGGCATGGTGTTGCTGGCGATGCCACTGCGTTCTCAGCGTATCCGCCGTCAGTTGGAACAGCAGGGCGAACACGTAGAGAAGCGCTCCACCATCAGTGGGCTTTTGCATATGAGCACCCTGGTGTGTTCAAGCGTGATCTTGCTTTCGCTGCTGATAGGGTATATCGCTTTTGCCCGTTTCCTGACCTATCAGGTGATTTGGATCGCGCTGGTGTTAATGACGTTCTATTTCCTGGTGCTGTTCGCCACTGACCTGTGCGCGGCAATCTTCTCGCCGCAAACCGCCAGTGGCAAGATGCTGAAGAAGTCGCTTAATTTTAAGGATCGCCACCTGGAGCAGATGGCGATCATCTTCACCGCCATCGCCAAGTGCTCGCTGCTGTTGTTGATGATTGTCTCGTTGTTTAACGGCTCGTTTGGCACCACGACGCCCAACTCGCTGTTGGAAAAGATCATCGCCATTCTTAGCGGCGAAGGGCTGAAACAACTGAACATTGTGCCCGGCAACCTGATCAATGCGGTGATTTGCCTGGCCATTGGCATCTATATTCTGCGAGTTACCCAGCGCTGGTTAAGCCAGGAACTGCTGCCAAAAACCATTGCAGATATCGGTATTCGTGCGTCGCTGGTGACGTTGTTCAGCAACGTGGGCTACGTGCTGTTGATCCTGATTACCCTGGCGGCGCTGGGCATTCAGTGGAACAACCTGGCCTGGATCGTCAGTGCCTTGTCGGTGGGTATCGGTTTTGGTTTGCAGGAAATCGTGAAGAACTTTATTTCCGGTTTGATTCTGTTGACCGAACGCCCGGTGAAAGTCGGCGATATGATTGGTATCGGCGGCGTAGAGGGGGACGTGCGTCGTATCAATGTGCGCGCCACCGAGATCCAGCTTAGCGATCGCTCGACGATGATCGTACCTAACTCTCAACTTATCTCTCAAAACGTGCGTAATGCCACCATGGGCAATGCGCAGGGGGTGGTAACCATTGCGCTGACCTTCCCGACGGATATCGATCCGGAGCAGGTTCGCAACATCCTGCTGAGCGCTTATCAGGAATATGAAGCCATTCTGGATGCCCCGGCGCCCTATGTGCGCTTCAGCCAGCTCGGCCCGGACGGCATTATCCTCAGCGTGACCGGTTATGTCGCCAGCCCGCGTATGGTCGGTTCAACCAAGAGCGAACTGTTGTTCAATATTCTCAAATTGCTGCGGGCACACCGTGTCAACATGTCGAGCCCGCAGGAAGTGGTGTTTATGAAACAGCAGGCGAAAAATCTGGCCAACGAAGAAGAACAATCTTCGTAG